The proteins below are encoded in one region of Clostridium fermenticellae:
- the rseP gene encoding RIP metalloprotease RseP, translated as MYIIAAIIAFGLLILIHELGHFTLAKLNGVKVEEFAIGMGPKLFSINGKETVYSIRILPIGGYVKMLGEESESNDPRAFNNKTAWQKLSIVTAGPVMNILLGVLLFAIIASARGYVSSTVDKVVQNQPAAIMGLKSGDRIVKVNNSKVALGDDFVTELYTNGAKSVNVTYIRGGKEQNIKITPIRDKSENRYVVGIYFKTIENATFGQSVKYGLDETRSLIKQTFAFFKILFAGRASMNDFGGPVTIIKLSGAAARAGILSLIAFAAYITLQLGIFNLLPIPALDGGYILLFIFEIITGKKVSDNKVGVINYIGFALLMTIMVLVTIKDIFYPIKI; from the coding sequence TTGTATATAATAGCAGCTATAATAGCTTTTGGATTGTTAATTTTAATCCATGAACTTGGTCACTTCACTCTTGCAAAATTGAATGGTGTAAAAGTTGAGGAATTTGCTATAGGTATGGGACCTAAACTTTTTAGTATAAATGGCAAAGAAACTGTATATTCTATAAGAATACTTCCTATAGGTGGATACGTTAAGATGCTTGGAGAAGAATCTGAAAGTAACGATCCGAGAGCGTTTAATAATAAAACTGCGTGGCAAAAATTGAGTATAGTAACTGCGGGACCTGTAATGAATATATTACTTGGAGTACTGTTATTTGCGATAATAGCGTCAGCAAGGGGATATGTATCTTCAACAGTAGATAAGGTTGTCCAAAATCAACCTGCAGCTATTATGGGACTTAAATCTGGAGATAGAATTGTAAAGGTAAATAATTCTAAGGTAGCACTTGGAGATGATTTTGTAACGGAGTTATATACTAATGGTGCTAAATCTGTTAATGTAACCTATATTAGAGGTGGTAAAGAACAAAACATTAAAATAACACCAATAAGAGATAAAAGTGAAAATAGGTATGTTGTTGGTATATATTTTAAAACAATTGAAAATGCGACTTTTGGTCAATCCGTAAAATATGGATTGGATGAAACTAGATCTCTCATAAAACAGACATTTGCATTTTTTAAGATATTATTTGCTGGAAGAGCATCCATGAATGATTTTGGAGGACCTGTTACGATAATAAAATTATCTGGAGCAGCTGCCAGGGCTGGAATTTTAAGCCTTATTGCTTTTGCAGCATATATAACACTTCAATTGGGAATATTTAACTTGCTGCCTATACCGGCATTAGATGGAGGATATATTTTATTATTTATATTTGAAATAATAACCGGTAAGAAGGTAAGTGATAATAAAGTTGGAGTCATTAACTATATAGGTTTTGCACTGCTGATGACTATTATGGTTTTAGTAACTATAAAAGATATATTCTACCCTATAAAAATCTAA